A region of Allocoleopsis franciscana PCC 7113 DNA encodes the following proteins:
- a CDS encoding response regulator, with protein sequence MKKKLNQPVIGKVSLIGLLLIFLLPFAVVVYQLLAEIDIGIKFAQKERLGLQYNQPVRQLLEDVQQHRGMVNGYLKGGTSFEQQINLKRFEIEDDIRAIDRVDQQIGSTLKTTEQWIKLKAKWQALKGKALSLNPQDSFDAHTALIADILTLISHVGDMSNLILDPVLDSYYLMDAAVIKLPSMTENMAQIRGLGTGAIVQKQITAEEKTKITILLGWIEAPNKSLRRGLQVSLTKNPNLKNKLEVYAQESFTSTDVFLDLVEQKIILPQTIDIQFDNYFEEATKAVGTQFKLYDQVSIALDGLLEQRINAFSWKKYRVLAFSLLVLAVILYVLWAFTRSQNKRRQSENALRETEEKYRTIFENAVDGIFQTTLDGHYLSANPALARIYGYESPEELIANLTNISEQLYVDPNRRIEFKQLIQEHGTVSDFESQIYGKNGKMIWISESARAVRDTKGKILYYEGAVQDITRRKQAEEELIQSQQRLSFHLEHTSLAVIEWNVNFEVVEWNPAAQVIFGYSKSEAIGRHAAGLIVPENVKEQVNQVWQALLSQQGGTRSTNENVTKDGSVIICDWYNTVLLNDDGKVMGVTSLINDITERERVKAELRQAKEAAEIANCAKSQFLANMSHELRTPLNAIIGYSEMLQEEAEDLEQEDFIPDLQKIHAAGKHLLGLINDILDLSKIEAGRMELYLETFDISAMADDVVTTLQPLVDKNNNTLKIQFGNELGSMHADLTKVRQSLFNLLSNACKFTQQGTITLTVSRERGTDGENSLISIQDGESITTSSSPVPVISPDWITFRVTDTGIGMTSEQMSRLFEAFTQADASTTRQYGGTGLGLAITKKLCQMMGGDVTVESEVGKGSTFTIHLPTIVFDPKAQPTPSLPLKSTLAPPGAKTILVIDDDPTVHDLMHRFLCKEGFRVASAFSGEEGLLLAQELQPDAITLDVMMPRMDGWAVLSGLKANPELAHIPVIMLTIVDNKNIGYALGASDYLTKPIDRDRLGAILNKYRGEHHPCRLLLVEDDAPTREMMRRMLEKEQWTVMEAENGQVALEQMANQQPELILLDLMMPQMDGFTFVNVLQQNEAWRSIPVVILTAKEITAEDRQQLNGYVENILEKEAYTREELLSQVRKLVSGSIS encoded by the coding sequence TTGAAAAAAAAGCTCAATCAGCCAGTCATTGGAAAAGTCAGCTTAATTGGCTTACTTCTCATTTTTTTGCTGCCCTTTGCCGTAGTCGTTTATCAACTGCTAGCAGAAATTGATATAGGAATTAAGTTTGCCCAAAAAGAGAGATTGGGACTTCAGTATAACCAGCCTGTTAGACAACTTTTAGAAGATGTACAACAGCATCGAGGGATGGTTAATGGTTATTTAAAAGGGGGTACTTCTTTTGAGCAACAAATTAATTTAAAACGGTTTGAAATCGAAGATGATATCAGAGCCATTGATAGGGTTGATCAACAGATCGGTAGCACACTTAAAACCACAGAACAATGGATAAAGTTAAAGGCAAAGTGGCAGGCACTAAAAGGTAAGGCGCTGAGTCTGAATCCTCAAGACAGCTTTGATGCACACACGGCGTTAATTGCTGACATTCTCACGTTGATTTCCCATGTGGGAGACATGTCCAATCTGATTCTCGATCCGGTGCTAGATAGTTATTATCTGATGGATGCGGCAGTAATCAAGCTCCCCTCGATGACTGAAAATATGGCTCAGATTAGAGGGTTGGGCACAGGTGCAATTGTGCAAAAGCAGATCACCGCCGAGGAAAAAACTAAAATCACCATTCTATTAGGCTGGATAGAAGCTCCAAACAAGTCATTACGTCGGGGTTTACAAGTCTCTCTCACCAAAAATCCTAACCTCAAAAATAAACTAGAGGTTTACGCTCAAGAAAGTTTCACTTCTACAGATGTATTTTTGGATTTAGTAGAACAAAAAATAATTCTTCCTCAAACCATTGATATTCAATTCGATAACTATTTTGAGGAAGCCACTAAAGCCGTTGGTACACAATTTAAACTTTATGACCAAGTATCTATAGCTCTCGATGGGTTATTAGAACAACGCATTAATGCTTTTTCTTGGAAAAAATATCGAGTTTTGGCTTTTTCCTTGCTTGTCCTGGCAGTGATTCTTTATGTTTTGTGGGCTTTTACCCGCAGTCAGAACAAGCGCCGACAATCGGAGAACGCTCTGCGAGAAACTGAAGAGAAATATCGCACTATTTTTGAGAATGCCGTCGATGGAATTTTTCAGACTACCCTTGATGGGCATTATCTAAGCGCCAATCCTGCTCTCGCCCGCATCTATGGTTACGAATCACCGGAGGAATTAATTGCCAATCTTACTAATATTTCAGAACAACTTTACGTTGACCCTAACCGCAGAATTGAGTTCAAACAGTTGATTCAAGAACATGGCACGGTATCTGATTTCGAGTCTCAAATCTATGGCAAAAACGGCAAAATGATCTGGATTTCAGAGAGTGCTCGTGCCGTCCGAGATACCAAGGGAAAAATCCTTTACTACGAAGGTGCCGTTCAAGATATCACTCGTCGCAAACAAGCAGAAGAAGAACTGATACAATCCCAACAAAGACTTTCATTCCATTTAGAACACACCTCTCTAGCCGTAATTGAGTGGAATGTAAATTTTGAAGTGGTGGAATGGAATCCGGCAGCACAAGTTATTTTTGGTTACAGCAAAAGCGAAGCCATCGGTCGCCATGCGGCTGGATTAATTGTGCCCGAAAATGTCAAAGAGCAGGTGAACCAAGTCTGGCAAGCCCTTCTCTCACAACAAGGTGGGACTCGGAGTACCAATGAAAATGTCACGAAAGACGGCAGTGTCATCATTTGTGATTGGTACAACACAGTATTACTCAACGATGACGGCAAGGTGATGGGCGTCACTTCGCTGATTAACGATATTACCGAACGCGAACGAGTCAAAGCCGAACTTCGACAGGCTAAAGAAGCGGCAGAAATTGCCAACTGTGCCAAAAGCCAATTCCTCGCCAACATGAGCCATGAACTGCGTACACCCCTCAATGCAATTATTGGTTACAGTGAAATGTTGCAAGAGGAAGCTGAAGATTTAGAACAAGAAGACTTTATTCCTGACTTGCAAAAGATTCACGCCGCCGGTAAGCACTTACTCGGACTGATTAATGACATTCTCGACCTCTCGAAGATTGAAGCCGGTCGGATGGAACTGTATCTGGAAACGTTTGATATCTCGGCGATGGCTGATGATGTAGTGACGACTCTCCAACCTTTGGTCGATAAGAACAACAATACCCTCAAAATACAGTTTGGTAACGAACTCGGCTCGATGCACGCTGATTTGACTAAAGTGCGTCAGAGTCTATTTAACCTCCTAAGCAATGCCTGCAAGTTTACCCAACAAGGTACGATTACCCTGACAGTGAGTCGGGAAAGAGGCACAGATGGGGAGAATTCTTTAATCTCAATTCAAGATGGGGAATCAATCACCACGTCCTCATCCCCTGTCCCCGTGATTAGCCCAGATTGGATCACCTTCCGCGTAACAGACACGGGGATTGGCATGACTTCGGAACAAATGTCGAGGTTATTTGAGGCGTTTACTCAGGCGGATGCTTCAACGACGCGCCAGTATGGTGGCACTGGATTGGGGTTAGCCATTACCAAGAAACTCTGCCAGATGATGGGAGGAGATGTAACGGTGGAAAGCGAGGTGGGCAAAGGGTCTACGTTTACCATTCACCTGCCGACAATCGTCTTCGACCCCAAAGCTCAGCCTACTCCATCGTTGCCATTGAAATCGACTCTAGCACCTCCTGGAGCCAAAACCATTCTCGTGATTGATGACGACCCAACGGTGCATGACTTGATGCATCGCTTTCTGTGCAAGGAAGGATTTCGGGTAGCCAGTGCCTTTAGTGGAGAGGAGGGGTTGCTCTTAGCGCAGGAATTACAACCGGATGCCATCACGCTGGATGTAATGATGCCCAGAATGGATGGCTGGGCTGTGTTGTCGGGACTCAAGGCTAATCCTGAATTAGCGCATATTCCGGTAATTATGCTCACGATTGTGGATAACAAGAATATAGGTTATGCATTAGGTGCATCGGATTATTTAACAAAACCGATTGACCGCGATCGCTTAGGCGCTATTCTCAATAAATATCGAGGTGAGCATCACCCCTGCCGACTCTTGCTGGTTGAGGACGATGCACCCACTCGCGAGATGATGCGCCGGATGTTGGAGAAAGAACAATGGACGGTGATGGAAGCTGAAAACGGTCAGGTTGCCTTGGAGCAAATGGCAAACCAACAACCTGAGTTAATCTTGCTGGACTTGATGATGCCTCAAATGGACGGGTTTACCTTTGTCAATGTGTTGCAACAAAATGAAGCATGGCGTTCGATTCCGGTTGTGATCTTGACGGCGAAAGAAATCACCGCAGAAGATCGGCAACAGCTCAATGGCTATGTGGAAAATATCCTAGAAAAGGAAGCTTACACTCGCGAGGAGTTGCTGAGCCAAGTGCGGAAGCTGGTATCGGGTTCTATTAGCTAA
- a CDS encoding response regulator — MSKILLVEDNEMNRDMLSRRLQRKGHEVLIALDGIQGIELAQSQQPDLILMDMSLPVMDGWQATQQLKAAPETGGIPIIALTAHAMAGDREKCLEVGCDDYDTKPVEFSRLLAKIQALLEKKVTS, encoded by the coding sequence ATGTCGAAGATCCTGTTGGTTGAAGACAACGAGATGAACCGAGATATGTTATCTCGACGTTTGCAGCGTAAGGGGCATGAAGTTTTGATTGCCCTGGATGGGATACAGGGCATTGAGCTGGCTCAGTCACAGCAGCCTGATCTAATCTTGATGGATATGAGTTTACCGGTCATGGATGGTTGGCAAGCGACACAGCAACTCAAAGCCGCACCTGAAACCGGTGGGATTCCCATTATTGCCCTGACGGCTCATGCCATGGCGGGCGATCGCGAAAAATGCTTAGAGGTCGGATGCGACGACTACGATACTAAACCCGTCGAGTTTTCGCGTTTACTCGCTAAGATTCAGGCGCTATTAGAGAAAAAAGTTACCTCATGA